From one Pseudomonadota bacterium genomic stretch:
- a CDS encoding HAMP domain-containing protein: MPEVRKKLSRYIIAAFFLNIFAIMSVGAVCISLVGNLVNNIKEIKVESEDVFTANDVNIKVSQIIYAIDKAIIKADRQHLNYASDIIHDLIGEVNAFLADRAELGHDRDEQEKLGNILPILQQISEKVTILLENPANIMFDPELVKDLGKLGSRVQAKTVELKDYHAPIITTLVDDSYHKMRSILALYLLSSLIGILASIVGYIILTRNTITPIMNLARATQDVASGDLSVRVDSRSQTEIGALYQSFNLMTSQLENHEQKRVEFANELERQVEARTAELREANENLKRTQSDLVRMEKIATLGQIASSVNHEIKTPLNSLYLNQQLLARKIRKYDWHDDKTRDSLLSVTDIIDNEIKRISEILDEFVQYARFAPPNLMECNVNDLVVELLRMVGESAREAKVEIVSELVDGPLNAMIDRKKITQALLNLSVNAIHAMPDGGHLKLITQRTKNGEIVIRVADDGIGIKEQDLKKIFEPFFTTKEKGTGFGLAIVRRIIEDHRGKITCRSKVGEGTEFEIVLPEPGAARRIFAKT, from the coding sequence ATGCCTGAAGTCCGAAAAAAACTGAGCCGCTACATCATTGCCGCCTTCTTCCTGAACATCTTCGCGATCATGAGCGTCGGGGCGGTCTGCATCTCCCTGGTCGGCAACCTGGTCAACAATATCAAGGAAATCAAGGTGGAGAGCGAAGATGTCTTCACTGCCAATGATGTCAATATCAAGGTCTCCCAGATTATTTATGCGATCGACAAGGCAATCATCAAGGCCGACCGCCAGCACTTGAACTATGCCAGCGATATCATCCATGACCTGATCGGCGAGGTGAACGCCTTTCTTGCCGACCGTGCCGAGCTCGGCCATGACCGGGATGAGCAGGAAAAGCTCGGCAACATCCTGCCGATCCTCCAGCAGATCAGTGAGAAAGTGACCATTCTGCTGGAAAACCCGGCCAACATCATGTTCGACCCGGAACTCGTGAAAGATCTCGGCAAACTCGGCAGCAGGGTGCAGGCCAAAACCGTCGAACTGAAGGACTACCATGCCCCGATCATCACCACCCTGGTTGACGATTCCTACCATAAAATGCGCTCCATTCTCGCGCTTTATCTGCTCTCCTCGCTGATCGGGATCCTCGCGTCGATTGTCGGCTACATCATTCTGACCAGAAACACCATCACCCCGATCATGAACCTCGCCCGGGCGACCCAGGATGTGGCGAGCGGCGACCTTTCGGTCCGGGTCGACAGCCGTTCGCAAACAGAGATCGGCGCCCTTTACCAATCTTTCAACCTGATGACCAGTCAGCTGGAAAACCATGAGCAGAAAAGAGTCGAGTTCGCCAACGAGCTGGAACGGCAGGTCGAGGCGAGAACCGCCGAATTGCGGGAGGCCAATGAGAACCTGAAACGGACCCAGTCGGATCTGGTCCGGATGGAGAAGATCGCCACCCTGGGCCAGATCGCAAGTTCGGTCAACCACGAGATCAAGACCCCTTTAAACTCCCTCTACCTGAACCAGCAGCTCCTCGCCAGAAAGATCCGCAAGTATGACTGGCACGACGACAAGACCCGCGACAGTCTGCTTTCAGTCACCGATATCATCGACAATGAGATCAAACGGATCAGCGAAATTCTGGATGAATTCGTCCAGTACGCCCGCTTCGCGCCGCCGAATCTGATGGAATGCAACGTGAACGACCTGGTGGTCGAACTGCTCCGGATGGTCGGGGAGTCAGCCCGGGAAGCAAAGGTCGAAATTGTCAGTGAACTTGTTGACGGCCCTCTCAACGCGATGATCGACCGGAAAAAAATTACCCAGGCGCTGCTCAACCTCTCGGTGAACGCGATCCACGCGATGCCGGATGGCGGTCATCTGAAACTGATAACGCAGCGAACCAAAAACGGCGAAATCGTGATCAGAGTTGCCGACGACGGCATCGGGATCAAGGAGCAGGATCTTAAAAAAATATTTGAGCCGTTTTTTACCACTAAAGAGAAAGGAACCGGTTTCGGACTGGCCATCGTCCGCCGGATTATTGAAGACCACCGGGGCAAAATCACCTGCCGCAGCAAGGTTGGCGAAGGCACCGAATTTGAAATCGTGCTTCCCGAACCCGGTGCAGCGCGCAGAATTTTTGCAAAAACCTGA
- a CDS encoding sigma-54 dependent transcriptional regulator produces MNDVQILIVDDDSITRQTLSMSLEDDFTTVTAGSGPEALKILGREHIDLVLSDLDMPGMSGIELLEKINQLDNPPPVIFITGQGTIETAVQAMKLGAYDYVSKPVNVDRLMLLIDKTLENKNLKEENIRLRQQLKESMPDLNLIGASPAMVKITDLARQVAGTRATVLIEGESGTGKELVTNIIHYNSPVAHGPFIKVNCSAFAEGVLESELFGHEKGAFTGAVATKKGRFELADKGTLFLDEIGEMPPSIQVKLLRFLQEMTFERVGGTRTLKVNVRIISATNKNLEELVREGTFRDDLFYRLRVVKIEVPPLRKRKEDIPALVKSFIAKFSHLHGKPISGITDEVMELIRSYNWPGNVRELINCIESCVVMTRSETIDLESVPEYLANKPIESGNGNEGGILQELEIKAITEVMDETGGDKTAAAKKLGIGLRTLYRKIEKYGMPY; encoded by the coding sequence ATGAATGACGTTCAGATCCTGATCGTGGATGACGATTCGATCACCCGGCAGACCCTCTCCATGTCCCTGGAGGATGACTTTACTACCGTTACCGCAGGAAGTGGCCCGGAGGCACTGAAAATTCTCGGCCGCGAGCATATCGATCTCGTCCTCTCCGACCTCGACATGCCGGGAATGTCGGGCATTGAATTGCTGGAGAAAATAAACCAGCTCGATAACCCGCCGCCGGTCATCTTCATCACCGGCCAGGGCACCATCGAAACCGCAGTCCAGGCGATGAAACTCGGCGCTTACGACTACGTGAGCAAACCGGTCAATGTAGACCGGCTGATGCTCCTCATCGACAAGACCCTGGAAAACAAGAACCTGAAAGAGGAAAACATCAGGCTCAGGCAGCAGCTGAAGGAATCCATGCCCGACCTGAACCTGATCGGCGCCTCCCCGGCCATGGTGAAAATCACCGACCTCGCCCGGCAGGTTGCCGGCACCAGGGCCACGGTGCTGATTGAAGGGGAGTCAGGCACCGGCAAGGAGCTGGTGACCAATATCATCCATTACAACAGCCCGGTCGCCCACGGGCCCTTCATCAAGGTCAACTGTTCCGCCTTTGCCGAAGGGGTCCTCGAGTCGGAACTCTTCGGCCATGAGAAGGGGGCCTTTACCGGGGCGGTCGCCACCAAGAAGGGCCGTTTCGAGCTGGCCGACAAGGGGACCCTGTTCCTGGACGAGATCGGCGAGATGCCGCCCTCGATCCAGGTCAAACTGCTGCGCTTCCTGCAGGAGATGACCTTCGAACGGGTCGGCGGCACCAGAACCCTGAAGGTCAACGTCCGGATTATTTCCGCCACCAACAAGAACCTTGAAGAACTGGTCCGCGAGGGAACCTTTCGCGACGACCTCTTCTACCGGCTGCGGGTGGTAAAGATCGAGGTGCCGCCCTTACGGAAAAGAAAGGAGGACATCCCGGCCCTGGTCAAGAGCTTTATCGCCAAATTCTCCCACCTCCACGGCAAGCCGATTTCCGGGATCACCGACGAGGTCATGGAGCTGATCAGATCCTACAACTGGCCCGGCAATGTCAGGGAACTGATCAACTGCATCGAAAGCTGCGTGGTGATGACCAGGAGCGAGACCATCGATCTGGAGAGCGTTCCCGAATATCTCGCCAATAAACCGATTGAATCAGGCAATGGTAATGAAGGCGGCATTCTCCAGGAGCTGGAGATCAAAGCGATCACCGAAGTGATGGATGAAACGGGGGGCGACAAGACCGCCGCCGCCAAAAAACTCGGCATCGGCCTGCGCACCCTGTACCGCAAGATCGAGAAATACGGCATGCCGTATTGA
- a CDS encoding AbrB/MazE/SpoVT family DNA-binding domain-containing protein, translated as MALATITTKGQITIPQEVRKSLNLHTGDKLEIIATSEGEALIRPVSRKVDDVFCMLQKSGRKAVSVDTMNATIKKRLAEKYK; from the coding sequence ATGGCGCTGGCAACCATAACAACAAAAGGACAAATCACAATCCCGCAAGAAGTAAGAAAAAGTCTCAATCTTCACACCGGAGACAAGCTGGAGATCATTGCCACAAGCGAGGGTGAAGCCCTGATCAGGCCGGTATCCAGAAAAGTAGACGATGTCTTCTGCATGTTGCAAAAATCAGGCAGGAAAGCTGTCTCAGTCGACACCATGAATGCCACGATAAAAAAACGACTCGCAGAGAAATATAAATGA